One genomic segment of Helicobacter enhydrae includes these proteins:
- a CDS encoding HPr family phosphocarrier protein codes for MKEIVKIITDPQGIHARPAGVLVKKAGEFSSQIMLCKGDKKVDAKRMLAVMSLGAKCGEELRFEIEGADEESAYQALQIFLQEHF; via the coding sequence ATGAAAGAGATTGTCAAAATTATCACAGATCCTCAAGGGATACACGCAAGACCTGCAGGGGTATTGGTGAAAAAAGCAGGGGAGTTTAGCTCTCAGATTATGCTTTGCAAGGGCGATAAAAAGGTAGATGCCAAAAGAATGTTAGCCGTGATGAGCTTGGGGGCAAAGTGTGGAGAAGAGCTACGCTTCGAGATTGAGGGGGCGGATGAAGAGAGTGCCTATCAAGCACTTCAAATATTTTTGCAAGAACATTTTTAA
- a CDS encoding PTS fructose transporter subunit IIABC produces MKITDLLCLQSIDLNASAVDKKSAIASAVDLVAKSGNLNDVASYHQAVLKRESEGSTGIGEGVAIPHAKSSSVKKATLAAMVFRGGVEFESFDGENVELLFMIAAPEGGAEEHLVILSKLSELLMKGDFVQNLIGASSKEEFLSIIDKAQNEIDAVENQQECVAKEAQIIAITACPTGIAHTYMAAQALQDKAREMGVQIKVETRGSSGVKNELSSQDIQNASAVIVAADTQVPLGRLRGKKVIFCKVADGIYRPKELLDEALGGNVEIYQAESLGEQSTSKEGNRIYKHLMNGVSHMLPFVVAGGILIALAFLVDGLFVDMQNASDGVKKAFGSNNELASFLMNLGKLAFGFMLPILSAFIAQSIADRPALLVGFVGGAIAGNGQSGFLGALLAGFLAGYLILWLKKAFELLPSSLDGLKTILFYPVFGTLLVGVLMLFVVEPPVGYLNQMLNSGLNSMSGEWKVLLGMLLGAMMATDLGGPINKAAYVFGVAGIASENYDIMAAVMVGGMVPPLAIAIATLLFPSRFTPQERKSGPTNFVMGFSFITEGAIPFAAADPLRVLGSCIVGSAVAGGMSMYFGCELRAPHGGIFVFPVVKSVGYYLLSLFVGSLIGACLLGILKKKIPAVES; encoded by the coding sequence ATGAAGATTACTGATTTGTTGTGTTTGCAAAGCATTGATTTGAATGCAAGTGCTGTGGATAAAAAAAGTGCGATTGCAAGTGCTGTGGATTTGGTCGCCAAAAGTGGAAACCTCAATGATGTCGCTTCATACCATCAGGCTGTCTTGAAGCGTGAGAGCGAGGGAAGCACAGGGATTGGAGAGGGGGTCGCAATCCCTCACGCCAAAAGCTCAAGTGTCAAAAAGGCGACATTGGCGGCGATGGTGTTTAGAGGTGGAGTGGAGTTTGAGAGTTTTGATGGAGAAAATGTCGAGCTTCTGTTTATGATTGCAGCACCAGAGGGTGGTGCAGAGGAGCATCTTGTCATTTTGAGCAAACTCTCAGAATTGTTGATGAAAGGGGATTTTGTGCAGAATTTGATTGGGGCTTCAAGCAAAGAGGAGTTTTTGTCAATCATTGATAAAGCACAAAACGAAATAGATGCGGTGGAAAATCAGCAGGAATGTGTGGCAAAAGAAGCTCAAATCATCGCCATTACCGCGTGTCCTACAGGGATCGCACATACATATATGGCTGCACAGGCATTGCAAGACAAAGCTCGGGAAATGGGTGTGCAGATCAAAGTCGAAACGCGTGGATCTAGTGGAGTCAAAAACGAATTGAGCAGTCAAGACATCCAAAACGCTTCAGCTGTGATCGTGGCTGCAGATACGCAGGTGCCACTAGGGCGTTTGAGGGGAAAAAAGGTGATTTTTTGCAAGGTTGCTGATGGAATCTATCGCCCCAAAGAGTTGCTTGATGAGGCTTTGGGAGGGAATGTCGAGATTTATCAAGCGGAAAGTTTGGGAGAGCAAAGCACTTCCAAAGAGGGCAATCGTATCTATAAGCATTTGATGAATGGAGTATCGCATATGCTACCTTTTGTGGTGGCTGGTGGGATTTTGATCGCTTTGGCATTTTTGGTTGATGGGTTGTTTGTGGATATGCAAAACGCAAGTGATGGGGTGAAAAAAGCTTTTGGTAGCAACAATGAACTCGCGTCATTTTTGATGAATCTTGGAAAACTTGCCTTTGGTTTTATGCTCCCTATTTTGTCTGCTTTTATTGCTCAAAGCATTGCCGATCGTCCTGCGTTGCTTGTAGGGTTTGTCGGTGGAGCAATCGCAGGGAATGGACAATCAGGATTTCTAGGAGCTTTGTTGGCTGGATTTTTGGCAGGGTATCTTATCTTGTGGCTCAAAAAGGCTTTTGAGCTATTGCCCTCTTCACTAGATGGACTCAAAACGATTTTGTTTTATCCTGTTTTTGGGACATTGCTTGTGGGGGTATTGATGTTGTTTGTTGTAGAGCCACCTGTGGGGTATCTCAATCAAATGCTTAATAGTGGATTGAACTCAATGAGTGGAGAGTGGAAAGTGCTTTTGGGCATGTTGCTTGGGGCGATGATGGCAACAGATCTAGGAGGTCCTATCAATAAGGCGGCTTATGTGTTTGGGGTGGCAGGTATTGCTTCAGAAAATTATGACATTATGGCGGCTGTGATGGTTGGGGGAATGGTGCCACCTTTGGCTATCGCTATTGCGACATTATTGTTTCCCTCAAGATTCACTCCTCAAGAGAGAAAGAGCGGACCGACTAATTTTGTGATGGGCTTTTCTTTTATCACAGAGGGGGCGATCCCATTTGCCGCAGCCGATCCTTTGAGAGTGCTTGGCTCTTGTATCGTTGGTTCAGCAGTCGCTGGAGGAATGTCGATGTATTTTGGTTGTGAATTGCGAGCCCCACACGGAGGGATTTTTGTTTTCCCTGTGGTGAAATCTGTGGGGTATTATCTTTTATCGTTGTTTGTGGGCTCATTGATTGGGGCTTGTTTGCTTGGCATACTCAAAAAGAAGATTCCAGCAGTGGAGTCATGA